CGGCGATGGTTTCGAAGGCGAAGCCGGAGGGGTTGAAGTGATAGAAGGAAAGATGCGGATCCTGACTGTGCTGGCCGAGGGTCATCATCATCGGCAGCTCACGCTTGCGTACGATGTCATAGGTCTCGCCGACGTCGCGCACGCTGCGCACAAACAGGCCGACATGCTGAACCCCCATGCGCCCCGGCCCATGCCCATAGGCAATGTCGTGACTGGTATGGTTGTTCAGCTTGGCCCGAAAGAAGCCGGTGCGCCCCTTGCCCGCTCCCGCGCCATACCAATGGAACCCCATCACATTGAGGAGGAAATGTTCCAGTTCTGGAGTGTACTCCGGAGTGATCACCACCACATGCCCGGCCCCGCGCTCGTCGGCCAGAAAGCCAGTATGCGGACGACCAGGAATGAACGAACGCGGCGTCCATTTCTGCGCGTAGAACAGCTCGTACTGGTAGCCCACTGGGTCGCGGAAGCGCACCACCTCACGTACCCCACGCAACTCGCAGAAGGCAGCATCGCCACGAGTGAACTCGACGCCTGCGGCCTCGAGCCGCCTCAGGCCATCCTCGAACGCCATGCGTCCGAGCGCCTCCCAGCCGATGTAGGCCAGGCGGTCGACCTTGCCGGGGTGGAAGGCGAAACGATGGCGGCGGTCGTCGATGCGAAAATACAGCGATTGCGGATCACTCTCCGGCGACTTGCCGATGCCGAAGCCCATGACCTGCGGGCCATACTCACGCCAGGCGTCGAGGTTCGCGGTCTCGAATCCCATATAACCGATGCCGATGATATCCATGATTTCACCTTATTGTTCGAATACCGTAGGAGTGGTGGCTGCGGAGGCTAGATGGCCAGGAGACCACCATCGATGACGAAATCGGAGCCGGTAACAAAAGAAGCCTCGCTGGACGCCAGGAACAGCGCCAGAGCGACCACTTCCTCGGGCTCCCCCGGGCGATCCATCAGTACGCCGTCGAGCAGAGCGGCCCGTGCCACCGGGTTTTCCAGGAACTCCGCGGTGCCAGGAGTGGCGATGAAACCAGGGCTGAGACTGACGGCACGGATACCGAGTGGAGCCCCTTCCACCGCCAGTTGGCGGGTGAAAGAAACCACCGCCCCTTTGGCAGCGGCATGCGCAGAGATGCCGGCCACCTTGGAACCGCCCCAGGCCGCCGTGGACGAGACGTTGATGATCACTCCGCGTCGCTCGGCCAGATGATCCCAGGCGTATTTGGTCGTGTAGAAGAGCAAATCGACTTCGTTACGAATGGTGTAGTGCCAGTCCTCGATGGAAAACTCGCTGACTTTGCCAAAACGCGCAGCCGAAGCATTGTTGTAGAGGATGTCGATAGCGCCATGTTCGGTCACTGCCGCCTCAACCCAGGCCCTGGCCTGCTCGTGGTCGCCGAGATCGACCGGCGCCTGACCGTACAAACGCAGTCCTTCTGCGTGCAACAGGGCAGCGGTTTCCCCATGCGCGACGGCATTCACGTCGCAGCCCACCACAATCGCTCCTTCACGGGCGAAGCGCAATGCTGCTGCCCTGCCCTGACCACCGCCGGTCCCGGTAATCAGAGCAACCTTACCTTCAAGACGCCCCGTCATTGCACCCTCCACTTCTTGTTCTTATTCATCCAGGCCTCACGACAACGCCCCTGCTATTCACCCTCTGGCTTGATCTCCTCGAGCCAGATCGCCTCGGCCGGACAAGCCTCAGCCCCCTCGCGCGCTTCCTCTTCGAGCTCCGGGGGAACGACCTTGCTATCCACATAAACCAAACCATCGGCATCCAGCTTGTAGACGCTTGGGCAGATCGCGGCACAAAGCCCGTAGCCGCAGCAGCGACTGCGATCGACCACAACCTCGAATCGAGCCTTGTCAGAATTCATCTTATTCTCCTCATCTAGGCAGGCAGAAAAATAATGAACACTTTTCGAGTGTTTGTAAATAATCCACTGAGCACAGCTCAATAAAAATCAAAAAATTGCTTATTAATCATATATTTAAAACTGCAAGAACCCCCTTCACCGCAATGCTACAGCTCGCACAGAAGGACAGAACCAGCCAGATAATCAAATTTATATGATCATTAATTTATTTTTTGTATAAGTATTTCGAGATGTGAGCAATGACACCGACTGGACCTACGCTGAGGGTGCAGATCAACCCTGGAAACGAAAGCGGCTCACCGCCAGATTCAATTCCTCGGACAACTCACGCAGAGAAATCACTGCGCTAGAGACCCGGTGAGCAATCGCATCCCCCTCTCCCGCCATTCGCGCGATGCGCTCGACGTTCGAGGCGATATCTCGCCCACCTTCGCTCTGCACCCGCACCGCATCAGCAATCTGGTCCACTCCACGGGTCGAGTCTCCCACTAACTCTGCCGCCTGCTGCAGAGTGCTCTCCAGCTCAACCAGCAACCTGCCACTGTCTTCCAGTGCCACAGATCCAGCGCGCAAGGCTTCATCCACCACCTCAGACTGCCCCTCCAACTTTGCGGTCAACTCGTTGATGGAGTTGGCGGCCAGCGCAGAGCGCTGAGCAAGGTTGCGCACTTCGTCGGCAACCACGCTGAACCCCCGCCCGCTCTCGCCAGCCCTAGCTGCCTCGATCGCGGCATTGAGCGCCAGCAGGTTAGTCTGCGCAGAGAGGTCCTTGACCTGAGTAATGCTTGCTGTAATAGCCGTGGTACTTTCGACGAAATCGCCCACCGAGCCCCGAATGGCGGAGAACGCGTGACGCACACTGTCGATCTTTTCGAGCAAGTGCGACAGGGCCAGATGCCCGCCCTCCGCTCCATGCAAGCTGGCCTCAGCCGAGCTGCGCAGGTTCTCGGCATGACTGGAAATCGCAGCGATGCCGTCGCTCATCTGCTCAATGGTCATCGAAACCGCTCCCACAGCTCCGGCCTGCGCCGTGGAACTCTCGGCCACCCGTGCCGAGGCCCCCACCAACTCCTCAGCCGAGGCGCCGACGGAAGCCGCCACACTTGCGACCTGGCGCATGGCCTGCTGAAAGCTGTCGATCAGTTCGTTGAAGGCCTGCGCCGTGTGAGCGATTTCGTCGCGACCGATAACTCGCACACGCCGGGTTAAGTCGCCGTCGCGCAACCTGATCGACGCCTGCTCGATCTCCCGGATGGAGCGAACGATCTGACCGCGTAGCAACAGACTGACAAGCAGCGCCAAGGTGCTGGCCGTCAGCAGCACGCCAATCAGCATCTTCGACACTTGCCGCTGCATGGTGCCAGCCTCAGCGAAAGCGCCGGAGGTAAGCTCTGCCTGCAGGCCCAACAGACGGTTGAACTGGCCTTGCAAACCGTTGTATTCGGCGCGTACACGACCGAGCAGCGATGCCGCTTGCAGCTGGTCGCCCAACGCAGTGCGCTTGAAATCGGAGAGCCCCTCGCCAACGACGCCAGCCTGCTCCTCCACCGCACGGTAAAGAGCCTTCTCCTCCTCTCCCAGCCCTGTCTCGCGCGCAAGCCTGTCCAGCCCGGCACGCATGTCGTCGACACTGGCTTGCATATCTTCGAGATAAGACTCCAGCTCCTCGGCGGAGGTCGAGCCATTCGATTCGAGAATTCGCGCAACCGTGGCATAGGCGCCGACCATAGCAGCCTGCGAGGCGGCGGAGGTTTCAAGTACCTGACGGTACTGCTGGAAACGCAACTGGTCGATCTCTTCGATCACCGCCTGCTGCCTGGCCAATCCCCGGTAGGCCATACCCGAGACGATCAGCAGCGCGAGCACGAACAGCCCTGGCAGCACGAGTAGCTTGGCGCCAATGGAGAGTCTTTTCAGGAATAGCATGATGCTCACCGTTCTTGTTGTTATGGGACATGACTAGACAGGACACCCGTCTCGCCATACTATTTATACATTATTCAGATTTATGTTCAGATCATCAATCGGCAATATCCGCGCATCTCTCCACAGCTTGGCCCCACAAAACCAATAAAGGACGCCAGACCATGCCTTCCTCCCAAAATGAAGCGGCAATCGACTTCAGTGAGTTCCGCCGCGGATGGCGAATCCTCTTGCTCTCCGTAGTCGGCGTTGCCATTAGTATCAACGCGGCCCTGCTCTACGGCTTTGGTACCCTGGTTGTGCCACTGGAACAGGCGTTCGGCTGGAACAAGAGCGAATTGCAGGCAGCGATCACATTCCTGTTCGGCGGCGCGGTGGTTTCTCTGCAGCTGGTCGGATGGTTCAACCTGCGTTTTGGCATGAAGCGCATGACAGTCATTTCGCTGGTCCTGCTCTCGCTGGGCTACCTGGGCACCACCCAGCTTAGTGGCTCGGTCTGGTCGCTCTACCTGGCCTTTGCCATCCTGCCATTGATCGGTATGGGCGCGTTGGCGGTGACCTGGACCCAGTTACTCAGCCTCTGGTACGACCGTAATCGCGGACTAGCCCTTGCCATCGGCCTGTCCGGTACCGGTCTGACCGCCGCGATCATCCCGAGACTGATGTCCTGGGGCATCGAGCAGTGGGACTGGCGCGCCGCCTTCATCATCCTCGCCCTGCTCAACCTGCTGGTACTGCTACCGCTGACCCTGCTGTGGTTCAAGCTCGCCGGCAGCGCCGACAAGCATGGCCAGGACGACGCCAGCGCACTGCTGGAACTACCCGGTCTGAGCTTTCGCGAGGGGATGAGCTCAACCAAATTCTGGACATGCAACCTGGCCCTGGCGCTGGTGATTTCTTCGATCGTCGGCATGGTCACCAGCACCGTGCCCATGTTGCAGGCCAGGGGGCTTTCGGCCGCCGAGGCCAATCAGATTTTCAGCGGATTTGGCATCGCGCTGATCTTCGGTCGTATGCTCATCGGTTACCTACTCGACCGTCTCTGGCCACCAGCAGTGGCGGCCTTCAGCTTGGCCCTGCCGGCCATCGGCTGCCTTATCTATCTCGGCAGCACCATCGAATTCGGCCCATTGTTGCTGGCCGCTGTTCTGGTCGGCTTCGGCGCCGGTGCCGAGTTCGACATCGCGGCCTTCCTGGTCGCCCGTTATTTCGGCCTGCGTGAGTATGGCCGCCTGTTCGGTGTGCACCAGGGTCTGAACACCGTGGCTTCAGCCATCGCACCGCTGCTGTTCGCCCTCCTGCTCAGCCGTACCGGCACCTACTCGGCAATGCTGGTGTACTGCCTCGCCTGCAGTCTTGTCGGCCCCCTGTTGTTGCTTACCCTGGGTCGCGTCCCACGCTTCGCCTCCACACCGTTCGCTGCCCATTCCTGACCTGACTCCCTAGGAGAAGACCATGCCCACACTGACCTTCATTGAGCACAACGGTACCGAGCACAAGGTGTCTGCAGACATTGGCCAATCGGTGATGCAGGCCGCCACCTTCGCCTCCGTTCCCGGCATCCCTGCCGACTGCGGCGGAGCCTGTGCGTGCGCCACCTGCCACGCCTACGTCGACGAGGGGTGGCTGGCGCGCCTCCCGGCTCCCGACAGCACCGAAAACGACATGCTCGACTGTGCCTTCGAGCGCCGCGATACCAGCCGCCTGACCTGCCAGGTGTTCATGACCGAAGAGCTCGACGGCCTGGTGCTGCACCTGCCCGCGTCGCAATTCTGAAGAAGAGGTTCCCATGTCACTCGCCTCAGTAGTCATCGTCGGTGCTGGCCAAGCCGGCTTCCAGGTTGCAGCCTCACTGCGCCAGGAGGGATACGACGGAAGCATCACCCTGATCGGCGACGAGCCCGGCCTGCCCTACCAGCGCCCACCGCTGTCCAAGGCCTACCTGCTCGGTAAGATCAACGAGAACGCCCTGCTGTTCCGTCCAACCGAGTTCTTCACCACCCAACGCATCGAGCTGATCCACGACCAGGCGACGGCCATCGACCGGCAGAACCGCCGAGTCCTGCTCGCCTCCGGCGAGGCGGCCGTCTACGATCACTTGGTATTAGCCACCGGCGCACACAACCGTCCGCTGCCAGTACCCGGTGCCGAGTTGCAGGGCGTATTTGGCGTCAAGACCAAGCAGGATGCCGATGCCCTCGCCCCCCTGGTGAAGGAGGTACGCAACGTGGTGGTGGTCGGCGCCGGCTTCATCGGCCTGGAATTCGCCGCGGTCGCCGCCGAATTGGGCGCCAGTGTGCACGTGCTGGAGCTCGGCGATCGGCCGATGGCGCGTGCTGTGTCGACGGAGATGTCCCAACTGTTCCGCCAGGCGCACGAGGCCTGGGGGGTGAAGTTTGACTTCCGCCAGGGTCTGACCCGCATCGAAGGTGACAATGGCAAGGTAAGCGCGGTGGAAACCTCGGACGGCCGCAAACTACCGGCCGACCTGGTGGTCTTTGGCATCGGCGTGATCCCCAACACCCAACTAGCTAACGAAGCGGGCCTAGCCATCGAGAACGGCATTCGTGTGGACGCCAACCTGCTGAGTTCCGACCCGCACATCTCCGCTATCGGCGACGTCGCCTGCTTCCCCTGCCTGCAGAATGGCGAGCGTCCGACCCGCCTCGAATCCGTGCAGAACGCCGCCGACCAGGCACGTAACGTGGCCGCCCGCTTGCTCGGCAAACCGGCCCCGTACAGTGCGCTGCCCTGGTTCTGGACCGACCAAGGCAACCTCAAGCTGCAGATCGCCGGACTTTCCACCAGCTACGACAGCACCGTCACCCTCGGCTCACCGGAGACCCACCAGCTCTCCGTTCTGTGCTTCCGCAACGACCAGTTGATCGCGGTGGAGTCCTGCAACCGCCCAGGGGATCACATGGCTGCGCGCAAGATCCTCTCTCGCCCACCCAAGCTGACCGCTGCCGAGGCCGCCGCCGAGGGCTTCGAGCTCAAGGCTTGGGAAGCCGCCAACCGCGACTGACCACCCGAGGCCGCGCCCGCTCTCGGACGCGGCCACCGCCCGGGCGCCGGGCGCCCTGCCCCCTGTCGTTACCCGCCTCGCCAACTCCGGCGCCAACTCCGCGTCCGCACAAGGCGACATGCCATGAACGCCCGCAGCCAATCGCTCCCCACCAGCCTGTCGATCATCTCGATCGTCTGCTTCAATTTCGTCTCCTTCATCAGCAACGGACTGCCGCTGGCCGTGCTGCCCGGCCATGTGCTGAACACCTTGGGTTTCGGCAGCGCGGTGGCCGGACTGGTGATCGGCACGCAATACCTGACGACCCTGCTGTCGCGTCCACTGGCTGGCCAGCTTGCCGACCGCTTTGGCGCCAATCGCACGGTGATGGCGGGGCTGGCCGTGCTGACGAGCAGCGGCCTGCTGACGGCGCTGGCGATCGTCCTTCCGACTTCCCCCTGGGTCAGCCTGGCGCTACTGATAGCCGGGCGGATCCTCCAGGGCCTCTCTTCGGCCCTGATCTCCACCCCCTGCTGCACTTGGGCAATCGGCCTGCACGGCACGGCACGCACTGCGCAGGTCATGTCCTGGAACGGCATCGCCGCCTATGGCGGCACCGCCATTGGCGCACCACTCGGGGTACTGATACGGGATCACCTGGGGCTCGCCGGCATCGGAATCAGCATCACCCTGCTCGGCTTCCTGTCCCTGCTGTTCGCCCAGACTCGTCGCCCCGCACCCTTGCTCTCGGGCGTGCGGCTGCCGTTCCGCAGCGTGTTCCTCGCCGTGCTGCCCAACGGCCTGGCCGTAGCCTGCAGTTCGGTGGGCTTCGGCAGTCTGACTGCCTTCATCGCCCTGTACTTCGACAATCTGGGCTGGGCCAACGCGGCCTACTGCCTGAGCGCCTTCGGCGTCGCCTTCATCTTCGCCAGACTGGCCTCGCCCAGTGCACTATCCCGCTTTGGCGGCTACCCAGTGGTCGCGGCCTGCATGGCGGTGCAGACCCTCGGCCTGCTACTCGTCTGGCTGGCACCCTCGCCCCTGGTGGCGATCCTTGGCTCGGCGCTGACCGGTCTGGGCGTTTCCTGGGTCTATCCGGGGCTGGCGGTGGAAACCCTGGCGCGCACGCCGCAGGCCAATCGCAACTCGGCCCTAAGCACGCTTTCGTTGTTCTTCGACCTAGCGGTGGGGCTGGCTGGCCCGTTGATGGGGTTGGCGGTTTCAGGCTTCGGCCTGGCGCAAGTATTCCTTTGCTCCGCCCTGCTGTCGGCCGTCGGCCTGCTACTGGTGCTGAATCTCCAGCGGCAGCCACGCCGGAGACTGGGGGAATAACGGAACAATTGCCAATGTACTGTCCAATTGTTTCCCAGACAGGCCACTCGGTTGCTCGACGTCAAAAAACTATCTGGTGCCTGGGCGAACGGTAGCTAACCGCCGTACAAACAGAGCGCGACCGTCGTCGCGCCCCACGTTCCCACTCACGCCTTGATGAAGTAACGCACCCACAGCCTGCCGTTCTGGAAACGGTACAGCTCGATGGTCTCTATACCACCGCTGCCGTCGCGGAGTGCATTGCGATGGTGGCAGGCGGCCTCCTCACCGTTGATGATGGTTTCCTTGACCTCCACGCGGAAACGCGGCTGCTGGTTTTCCCACATGCCTTCCAGGATCTGCCACGGGTCGGTCGGCAAGGCACGACCGACGTACTCAATGCTCAGGCCGGCGGGCGACATCTGGCGGTAATGCTCGAAGAACCCCTCCTTGTCACCGTTGTTCCAGCATTCGATCTGGCCATGCAGGAAATGCTCGATGGCTTCTTGCGCACTCATTGATTTCTCCTCTGTTTCCATGGGCGAGTCAGTCCCGCCGGATTTGTGCACACCCGCTTAGGTGGGCTGTTGTTGGGCCACAACCGCCGCTGTCGGCTGCAACCAGAGCAGCATCGACGGGCCGATGATGGAACAGGCCAGGCAGCACAGCAGCACCGCCGAATAATTGCCGTAGGCCTCGTAGAGATAGCCGAAGAACACCGGCATCAGCCCCGAGACGATGGTGATCAGCGCCAGGTGCAGGCCGAAGATCCGCGCGTACTCGCGCAGCCCGAAATAACGCGCCATGAGAAACGCCGCCAGGTCGAACTCCGCGCCAGCGCTGGCGCCGATGCATAGGGTGGCTAGCACCAGCAGCGCCGTGCTCTGCACGTCACCGTACAGAAAGATCGCACAACCGATGGCTGGCAGCGCCAGACTGATCACTGCAACAAGGATCGGTGGGTAGCGGTCCAGCAGATAACCCACCAGCAAGCGCCCGGCGATAATGGAAACGCCGAAGCTGCTGAAAATCTGACTTGCCGCCTGGGCGGAAAGCCCCTTTCCCTGCAGCATCGGCACGATATTGGTAACCATGCCGACGGTCAGACACACCGAGAGGATTAGGGCAACGTTGA
This genomic window from Pseudomonas furukawaii contains:
- a CDS encoding 2,3-dihydroxybiphenyl 1,2-dioxygenase — translated: MDIIGIGYMGFETANLDAWREYGPQVMGFGIGKSPESDPQSLYFRIDDRRHRFAFHPGKVDRLAYIGWEALGRMAFEDGLRRLEAAGVEFTRGDAAFCELRGVREVVRFRDPVGYQYELFYAQKWTPRSFIPGRPHTGFLADERGAGHVVVITPEYTPELEHFLLNVMGFHWYGAGAGKGRTGFFRAKLNNHTSHDIAYGHGPGRMGVQHVGLFVRSVRDVGETYDIVRKRELPMMMTLGQHSQDPHLSFYHFNPSGFAFETIAEIEPWQGDPYELNPETLSLWGHEIVGPILGPSVRTPEEVLDAEYLAGKKR
- a CDS encoding SDR family NAD(P)-dependent oxidoreductase gives rise to the protein MTGRLEGKVALITGTGGGQGRAAALRFAREGAIVVGCDVNAVAHGETAALLHAEGLRLYGQAPVDLGDHEQARAWVEAAVTEHGAIDILYNNASAARFGKVSEFSIEDWHYTIRNEVDLLFYTTKYAWDHLAERRGVIINVSSTAAWGGSKVAGISAHAAAKGAVVSFTRQLAVEGAPLGIRAVSLSPGFIATPGTAEFLENPVARAALLDGVLMDRPGEPEEVVALALFLASSEASFVTGSDFVIDGGLLAI
- a CDS encoding ferredoxin, with the translated sequence MNSDKARFEVVVDRSRCCGYGLCAAICPSVYKLDADGLVYVDSKVVPPELEEEAREGAEACPAEAIWLEEIKPEGE
- a CDS encoding methyl-accepting chemotaxis protein; protein product: MLFLKRLSIGAKLLVLPGLFVLALLIVSGMAYRGLARQQAVIEEIDQLRFQQYRQVLETSAASQAAMVGAYATVARILESNGSTSAEELESYLEDMQASVDDMRAGLDRLARETGLGEEEKALYRAVEEQAGVVGEGLSDFKRTALGDQLQAASLLGRVRAEYNGLQGQFNRLLGLQAELTSGAFAEAGTMQRQVSKMLIGVLLTASTLALLVSLLLRGQIVRSIREIEQASIRLRDGDLTRRVRVIGRDEIAHTAQAFNELIDSFQQAMRQVASVAASVGASAEELVGASARVAESSTAQAGAVGAVSMTIEQMSDGIAAISSHAENLRSSAEASLHGAEGGHLALSHLLEKIDSVRHAFSAIRGSVGDFVESTTAITASITQVKDLSAQTNLLALNAAIEAARAGESGRGFSVVADEVRNLAQRSALAANSINELTAKLEGQSEVVDEALRAGSVALEDSGRLLVELESTLQQAAELVGDSTRGVDQIADAVRVQSEGGRDIASNVERIARMAGEGDAIAHRVSSAVISLRELSEELNLAVSRFRFQG
- a CDS encoding MFS transporter, producing MPSSQNEAAIDFSEFRRGWRILLLSVVGVAISINAALLYGFGTLVVPLEQAFGWNKSELQAAITFLFGGAVVSLQLVGWFNLRFGMKRMTVISLVLLSLGYLGTTQLSGSVWSLYLAFAILPLIGMGALAVTWTQLLSLWYDRNRGLALAIGLSGTGLTAAIIPRLMSWGIEQWDWRAAFIILALLNLLVLLPLTLLWFKLAGSADKHGQDDASALLELPGLSFREGMSSTKFWTCNLALALVISSIVGMVTSTVPMLQARGLSAAEANQIFSGFGIALIFGRMLIGYLLDRLWPPAVAAFSLALPAIGCLIYLGSTIEFGPLLLAAVLVGFGAGAEFDIAAFLVARYFGLREYGRLFGVHQGLNTVASAIAPLLFALLLSRTGTYSAMLVYCLACSLVGPLLLLTLGRVPRFASTPFAAHS
- a CDS encoding 2Fe-2S iron-sulfur cluster-binding protein, coding for MPTLTFIEHNGTEHKVSADIGQSVMQAATFASVPGIPADCGGACACATCHAYVDEGWLARLPAPDSTENDMLDCAFERRDTSRLTCQVFMTEELDGLVLHLPASQF
- a CDS encoding NAD(P)/FAD-dependent oxidoreductase, with protein sequence MSLASVVIVGAGQAGFQVAASLRQEGYDGSITLIGDEPGLPYQRPPLSKAYLLGKINENALLFRPTEFFTTQRIELIHDQATAIDRQNRRVLLASGEAAVYDHLVLATGAHNRPLPVPGAELQGVFGVKTKQDADALAPLVKEVRNVVVVGAGFIGLEFAAVAAELGASVHVLELGDRPMARAVSTEMSQLFRQAHEAWGVKFDFRQGLTRIEGDNGKVSAVETSDGRKLPADLVVFGIGVIPNTQLANEAGLAIENGIRVDANLLSSDPHISAIGDVACFPCLQNGERPTRLESVQNAADQARNVAARLLGKPAPYSALPWFWTDQGNLKLQIAGLSTSYDSTVTLGSPETHQLSVLCFRNDQLIAVESCNRPGDHMAARKILSRPPKLTAAEAAAEGFELKAWEAANRD
- a CDS encoding MFS transporter → MNARSQSLPTSLSIISIVCFNFVSFISNGLPLAVLPGHVLNTLGFGSAVAGLVIGTQYLTTLLSRPLAGQLADRFGANRTVMAGLAVLTSSGLLTALAIVLPTSPWVSLALLIAGRILQGLSSALISTPCCTWAIGLHGTARTAQVMSWNGIAAYGGTAIGAPLGVLIRDHLGLAGIGISITLLGFLSLLFAQTRRPAPLLSGVRLPFRSVFLAVLPNGLAVACSSVGFGSLTAFIALYFDNLGWANAAYCLSAFGVAFIFARLASPSALSRFGGYPVVAACMAVQTLGLLLVWLAPSPLVAILGSALTGLGVSWVYPGLAVETLARTPQANRNSALSTLSLFFDLAVGLAGPLMGLAVSGFGLAQVFLCSALLSAVGLLLVLNLQRQPRRRLGE
- a CDS encoding nuclear transport factor 2 family protein, coding for MSAQEAIEHFLHGQIECWNNGDKEGFFEHYRQMSPAGLSIEYVGRALPTDPWQILEGMWENQQPRFRVEVKETIINGEEAACHHRNALRDGSGGIETIELYRFQNGRLWVRYFIKA